In Microvenator marinus, one genomic interval encodes:
- the flgC gene encoding flagellar basal body rod protein FlgC, with translation MSFINGFDIAASALSAQRTRLTVTASNLANAETTRTAEGGAYQRQQVVFQTAAARFGDTLNDAAVSRVEVAGVQADQRDMRLVWDPEHPDARPDGYVEYPNVNVVEEMAEMVVASRSYEANVTSFETLKKMALRALNIG, from the coding sequence ATGAGTTTTATCAATGGGTTTGATATCGCAGCTTCGGCTCTAAGCGCTCAACGTACCCGTCTTACAGTCACGGCTTCAAACCTCGCGAATGCCGAGACTACGCGTACGGCCGAAGGTGGCGCATATCAGCGCCAGCAAGTTGTCTTTCAAACAGCCGCCGCACGTTTTGGTGACACGCTCAACGATGCCGCCGTCTCCCGAGTGGAGGTGGCGGGCGTCCAGGCCGATCAACGCGACATGCGTCTGGTCTGGGACCCCGAACACCCCGATGCACGCCCCGATGGCTACGTGGAGTACCCGAACGTCAACGTGGTTGAAGAGATGGCGGAAATGGTCGTGGCATCGCGAAGCTACGAGGCGAATGTGACGTCCTTTGAGACACTTAAGAAGATGGCCCTTCGCGCCCTGAATATTGGATAA
- a CDS encoding sigma-54 interaction domain-containing protein, protein MGDTLESSWDYDSIDDFLNDLSGAVINESGIDVISVDPAMQRVIRLLDSVAGTPATVLLSGESGVGKEVFARYIHERSQVSNGPFIAINCAAIPESLLESELFGHEKGAFSGAVRTHQGVFERAHKGTLLLDEISEMPIELQAKLLRVIQERQITRVGGSKPIDIDIRIVATTNREMDDWVNKGGFRRDLFYRISVFPVTIPPLRDRRGDILPLANFYARHFAEAYGQRVIGYSKQAMKKLRRHTYPGNVRELVNIVQRALILAPHNGTIEEEHIVFQDTAETIDAIKSFAHDTLEIQKDQLAFKVGEQSLTEVRRDMILATLRHFDGNRSKAAEVLGVSTRTIRNKLAQYRALGVDLAGIDEEE, encoded by the coding sequence ATGGGAGATACACTAGAAAGTTCGTGGGACTATGATTCGATTGATGATTTCCTAAATGATCTATCGGGCGCGGTAATCAACGAATCTGGGATCGATGTCATCAGCGTGGATCCGGCAATGCAGCGCGTGATTCGTCTTCTTGATAGCGTTGCCGGAACTCCTGCGACAGTGCTCCTTTCAGGAGAGTCGGGTGTGGGTAAAGAGGTCTTCGCTCGCTATATTCACGAGCGGTCCCAGGTCTCAAACGGGCCCTTTATAGCTATCAATTGTGCGGCCATTCCAGAGTCACTTCTTGAAAGCGAACTTTTCGGTCACGAAAAGGGAGCATTCAGTGGTGCCGTCCGGACGCACCAAGGAGTTTTCGAACGTGCCCACAAGGGAACACTCTTGCTCGACGAAATCTCAGAGATGCCGATTGAATTGCAGGCCAAACTCCTGCGTGTGATCCAAGAGCGTCAAATCACGCGTGTCGGTGGCTCAAAGCCCATTGATATTGATATCCGTATCGTCGCTACGACTAATCGAGAGATGGACGACTGGGTCAACAAGGGGGGCTTTCGTCGAGACCTCTTTTATCGGATTTCGGTCTTCCCCGTGACGATTCCTCCGCTACGGGACCGCCGCGGTGATATTCTGCCATTGGCAAATTTTTACGCTCGCCATTTTGCCGAAGCTTACGGACAACGCGTGATCGGGTACTCCAAGCAGGCCATGAAAAAGTTACGCAGGCACACTTACCCTGGCAATGTCCGCGAACTCGTCAACATTGTTCAACGTGCTCTCATCCTTGCGCCTCACAACGGGACCATTGAAGAAGAACATATCGTGTTTCAGGACACCGCGGAAACCATCGACGCGATCAAGAGTTTTGCACATGACACCCTCGAGATTCAGAAGGATCAGCTTGCGTTTAAGGTGGGAGAACAGTCACTGACCGAAGTCCGACGAGATATGATTTTGGCCACACTGCGGCACTTTGATGGAAACCGTTCCAAAGCCGCAGAGGTGCTTGGTGTAAGCACTCGAACCATCCGCAATAAACTCGCTCAATACCGCGCACTTGGGGTCGACTTGGCCGGTATCGACGAGGAAGAATAA
- the flgB gene encoding flagellar basal body rod protein FlgB — protein MTILNDSTLSLLERGLNVGMRRQLVLSSNVANLDTPGFTPSDVDFESALSKAQAAGKPVATNSRHLSLNSAESDIPTSERPDKVESRDGNSVDLDMQMARLGQNAVSYQANIKAASKKLAILKYAASEGAL, from the coding sequence ATGACGATCCTAAACGACTCCACTTTAAGTTTGCTCGAGAGAGGTCTCAACGTAGGCATGCGGCGCCAATTGGTGCTTTCGTCGAACGTGGCCAATCTGGACACCCCTGGGTTTACCCCATCAGATGTGGACTTCGAGTCTGCATTGTCTAAGGCTCAGGCCGCTGGCAAGCCCGTCGCAACCAATAGTCGACACCTCTCTTTGAATAGTGCCGAGAGCGACATTCCGACCTCAGAGCGCCCCGACAAGGTCGAGTCTAGGGACGGAAACTCGGTAGACCTCGACATGCAGATGGCGCGGTTGGGTCAAAATGCAGTTTCTTATCAAGCAAACATCAAGGCAGCTTCGAAGAAGTTGGCGATTTTGAAATACGCAGCAAGTGAGGGAGCACTATGA
- the fliF gene encoding flagellar basal-body MS-ring/collar protein FliF translates to MEKLQQFKAQILGIWGQFSSAQKATFVGVLAVAILGFGWIVSQATQTDWKVLYSDLEPTAAARITEELGKRQIPFKIVNESTISVPRERVHEARLQIAGTGVTDSTAAGYELFDESDFGMTAFTQKVNFKRAMENELARTIKHIRNVKDARVHLVMPEDSLFAENQKTTTASVVLKMDGGATLPAAQVQAIQHLVASAVEGMSPDNVTLVDQDGRLLARPETDTLLGEGAMANARALEGKIEERIVELLAPIVGASGVRAKVHVDMDTKVVVETAELFDPEQTAIRSEQRSESVTSDGKAVAGGAPGIGANLNAEVQERAPESATSSKIDQVTNYEVSKRVVQTTQNGQGIARLSVAVLVDQAALKDPAQLTELEALVKSAVGIEEARGDAFELSSAAFMAPPVVEESPMDWVDPGVMVPVARYATLGFLALLLFFFVVRPVTQSLKPAPAQLAAHKPEEVEVEIVGRRVGEVGEVPAVEGAKLGQLRQEVIGLSEGDLEKTAMILSHWIRTDNHA, encoded by the coding sequence ATGGAGAAGCTTCAGCAGTTCAAAGCTCAAATTCTGGGCATTTGGGGCCAGTTCTCTTCGGCTCAGAAAGCCACCTTTGTGGGTGTGTTGGCCGTGGCAATCCTCGGGTTTGGATGGATCGTTTCGCAGGCGACGCAAACGGACTGGAAGGTCCTTTACTCAGACCTCGAGCCCACAGCTGCGGCACGGATCACCGAAGAACTCGGAAAGCGACAGATTCCGTTCAAGATCGTCAACGAGAGCACGATTTCTGTGCCTCGTGAGCGGGTTCATGAGGCTCGACTGCAGATTGCAGGAACTGGAGTGACCGACTCCACTGCGGCTGGGTATGAGCTTTTCGACGAGTCAGACTTCGGGATGACCGCGTTCACGCAGAAGGTGAATTTCAAGCGAGCCATGGAGAATGAGCTCGCGCGCACCATCAAACATATCCGAAACGTCAAGGATGCCCGTGTTCACTTGGTCATGCCTGAGGATTCGCTTTTCGCAGAGAATCAAAAGACCACCACCGCTTCTGTGGTCCTGAAGATGGACGGCGGAGCAACTCTGCCGGCGGCTCAGGTTCAGGCGATTCAGCATCTTGTAGCTTCGGCTGTGGAAGGGATGAGCCCCGATAACGTCACGCTCGTAGATCAAGATGGCCGACTACTCGCCCGTCCCGAAACGGACACCCTCTTGGGTGAAGGAGCCATGGCCAACGCTCGCGCATTGGAAGGCAAAATCGAAGAAAGGATCGTCGAGTTACTCGCACCGATCGTGGGTGCCAGTGGTGTGCGTGCAAAGGTCCATGTGGATATGGATACTAAGGTTGTGGTGGAGACCGCCGAGCTTTTCGACCCCGAACAAACTGCGATTCGTAGCGAGCAGCGCTCAGAAAGCGTGACCTCGGATGGAAAGGCTGTGGCGGGCGGAGCACCTGGAATTGGGGCGAACCTGAATGCTGAGGTGCAGGAGCGCGCGCCCGAAAGTGCGACGTCCAGCAAAATCGATCAGGTGACGAACTACGAGGTGAGCAAACGTGTGGTTCAAACCACGCAGAACGGTCAAGGCATCGCGCGGCTCAGCGTCGCTGTGCTTGTGGACCAAGCCGCACTCAAGGACCCCGCACAACTCACTGAACTCGAGGCGCTTGTTAAGAGTGCTGTCGGCATTGAGGAGGCTCGTGGTGACGCGTTCGAACTCTCGTCCGCCGCGTTTATGGCGCCACCCGTCGTTGAGGAGAGTCCCATGGACTGGGTGGATCCGGGCGTAATGGTCCCTGTGGCCCGTTACGCCACGCTTGGGTTCCTTGCCCTTTTGCTCTTCTTCTTTGTGGTGCGGCCAGTGACTCAGTCCTTGAAACCCGCTCCGGCACAACTTGCGGCGCACAAGCCTGAAGAGGTCGAGGTCGAGATCGTCGGGCGCAGGGTCGGCGAGGTGGGTGAAGTGCCTGCGGTTGAGGGGGCGAAGCTTGGGCAGCTTCGTCAGGAAGTTATCGGTCTGAGCGAGGGCGATCTCGAGAAGACCGCGATGATTTTGAGCCACTGGATTCGTACCGATAATCACGCTTGA
- the fliE gene encoding flagellar hook-basal body complex protein FliE, whose amino-acid sequence MTIQSVASISIPQLAGPGASSAPKAQPVEKFAQALGAEVQKVNETLISADTTVNQLVESQGANIHETMIALDKADIAVRLTNKIGQKLVQAYKEISQMQV is encoded by the coding sequence ATGACAATACAAAGCGTTGCCTCGATTTCGATTCCTCAGTTGGCCGGTCCAGGGGCTAGCAGTGCTCCCAAAGCCCAGCCGGTGGAAAAATTTGCCCAGGCCCTTGGGGCTGAGGTTCAGAAGGTCAACGAAACGTTGATCTCCGCAGACACTACGGTCAATCAACTGGTCGAGTCTCAAGGGGCAAATATCCACGAGACGATGATCGCCTTGGATAAGGCGGATATCGCCGTGCGACTGACCAATAAGATCGGGCAGAAGCTCGTTCAAGCCTACAAAGAAATCTCACAGATGCAGGTATAA
- a CDS encoding FliH/SctL family protein — protein MFSKKDEVFSRSSEVRTVDFSALKRVEHEPQSLEEGSFVSDIEPEMDYHAELEAARKQAYQEGLAEGRAIASEEFRRTQSEELALEKALLDKLLSSIDELTDDAEDAVIHLSRAFAEAILEREIELPETVVHITRAAIQRACGLDTIHVYVNPTAVPILENHLHMLRPDDPMGKSISILGDNALSPGDVRIVSDGGHIEGILQDRLDRLVESAFVSISEVSMGE, from the coding sequence ATGTTCTCTAAGAAAGACGAAGTGTTTTCGCGGTCCAGTGAGGTTCGGACTGTGGATTTCTCGGCGCTCAAGAGAGTGGAACACGAGCCACAATCGCTCGAAGAAGGGTCCTTCGTGTCTGATATCGAGCCTGAGATGGACTACCATGCCGAGCTCGAAGCTGCACGCAAGCAAGCGTATCAAGAGGGGTTGGCCGAAGGCCGAGCCATTGCCTCAGAAGAATTCCGACGCACTCAGAGCGAAGAACTCGCCCTTGAGAAGGCTCTACTGGACAAGTTGTTGAGCTCGATCGATGAGCTCACGGATGATGCTGAAGACGCTGTGATTCACTTGTCCCGGGCCTTTGCCGAGGCGATCTTGGAGCGCGAGATCGAGCTTCCTGAGACCGTTGTACATATCACCAGGGCAGCGATTCAACGGGCGTGTGGTCTCGATACTATTCACGTCTACGTCAATCCGACAGCGGTCCCAATTCTGGAGAATCACCTGCACATGCTTCGTCCGGACGACCCCATGGGTAAGAGTATCTCCATCCTCGGGGATAACGCGTTGAGTCCAGGGGACGTCCGCATTGTTTCAGACGGCGGCCATATCGAAGGGATTTTGCAAGATCGCCTCGACAGGCTTGTGGAGTCTGCCTTCGTCTCTATCTCCGAAGTCTCGATGGGGGAGTGA
- the fliG gene encoding flagellar motor switch protein FliG — MRPNATRMMDSNVSAGARKAAIFVLTVGDEVARELFTRLSEDEIRYLGDVAQRLENVTPAEVAEVLLEFRQYFQGGHIPKKGVGGVFQLMIERALGEDRAKNLFSPKRRLDDPFELCNAIDTSLLAKLLENEHPQTTAVILDGIDPKRSSEVLSKFDPDLVPDIVYRMAHLKGVSEEVRQEIGDTFAAELRAMNVAQEEPGNADQKTIQVLKSMKPDASKSVLESLEAVDLEFARELKAKLFTFDDLTALDSRSMQRLLRELDSKQLAVAMKGASDGISNLVFSSMSSRAADMLRDDIDAMGPVRLADVEAAQKSIVDAAMRLEEEGVLTLPRGGDDVL; from the coding sequence ATGAGACCAAATGCCACCAGGATGATGGATTCAAACGTGAGCGCCGGAGCACGCAAAGCCGCGATCTTCGTGTTGACGGTTGGAGACGAAGTGGCTCGTGAACTCTTTACGAGGCTCTCGGAAGACGAGATCAGGTATCTGGGCGATGTGGCGCAGCGACTTGAAAACGTAACGCCTGCTGAAGTGGCCGAGGTTCTGCTTGAGTTCCGGCAGTACTTTCAGGGAGGTCATATTCCGAAGAAGGGGGTTGGTGGCGTGTTTCAGTTGATGATCGAGAGAGCTCTCGGTGAGGACCGCGCAAAGAATCTCTTTTCGCCCAAGCGACGGCTCGATGACCCATTTGAGCTTTGTAATGCCATCGACACCTCTTTGCTCGCAAAGCTTCTGGAAAACGAGCACCCACAAACCACAGCAGTAATCTTGGACGGCATCGATCCCAAGCGTTCGAGCGAGGTGCTCTCAAAATTCGACCCCGACCTCGTGCCGGATATCGTCTACCGCATGGCCCACCTCAAAGGTGTTTCAGAGGAAGTCAGGCAGGAGATTGGCGATACCTTTGCGGCCGAACTTCGAGCCATGAATGTGGCGCAGGAAGAACCCGGAAACGCGGATCAAAAGACCATTCAGGTCCTGAAATCCATGAAGCCTGACGCCTCGAAGTCAGTGCTGGAGTCGTTGGAGGCGGTCGATCTCGAATTTGCGCGAGAGCTAAAGGCCAAGCTCTTCACGTTTGACGATTTGACAGCCCTGGATTCCCGCTCCATGCAGCGGCTGCTCCGTGAGCTAGATAGCAAGCAGCTCGCTGTCGCCATGAAGGGTGCCTCGGACGGCATCAGCAATCTTGTGTTCTCTAGCATGTCGTCGAGAGCCGCAGACATGCTTCGCGACGATATCGATGCCATGGGACCGGTGAGGTTGGCCGATGTGGAAGCCGCCCAGAAGTCCATTGTGGATGCCGCTATGAGGCTCGAAGAAGAAGGTGTCCTCACGCTTCCAAGAGGGGGTGACGATGTTCTCTAA